In a single window of the Candidatus Hydrothermales bacterium genome:
- a CDS encoding DUF1015 family protein: MKKSEDNFLQKFRALFFTEKEKNFTPIRTERYFSFLSEGNKDPFHPFYDFVKITKIVGFEYIEYLIGNGFLKFDERESYYLYEQEFRFFGRTYLRRGLLCSFDMKFSDRVLPHENVFDFGVEIHKEFYEKSRLNFEAILLLYKGEKIDNFIENEELVKEIIDEFKEIHRIKRCEVKNEFFEVIKKSNFVIADGHHRFEASKRSKSKKRLVLLLSVFDENLKILPTHRALNLEEEEISPFIKKSEKIKSETLENLVKEIKNPYLIITYKDEFYLLKCEKELSVEYLHEFIIKGREKDAGFYRDHLNLLEDIKRGKFNTGFILPPVLPETVYEYAQSGIKLPQKSSDFYPKALCGFIGLLLV, translated from the coding sequence GTGAAGAAATCGGAAGATAATTTTTTACAAAAATTTAGAGCTCTTTTTTTTACCGAAAAGGAAAAAAACTTTACTCCTATAAGAACAGAGAGGTACTTTTCTTTTCTTTCAGAGGGAAATAAAGATCCTTTTCATCCTTTTTATGATTTTGTTAAAATTACCAAAATAGTGGGTTTTGAGTATATAGAGTATCTGATAGGAAATGGCTTTTTAAAGTTTGATGAAAGGGAAAGTTATTATCTTTATGAGCAAGAATTTAGGTTTTTTGGAAGAACTTATTTAAGACGGGGGCTTTTATGTTCATTTGACATGAAATTTTCTGACAGAGTCTTGCCTCATGAAAATGTCTTTGATTTTGGTGTTGAAATTCATAAAGAATTTTATGAAAAATCAAGGTTAAACTTTGAAGCTATATTACTTTTGTATAAAGGAGAGAAAATAGACAATTTTATTGAAAACGAAGAGCTTGTTAAAGAAATAATTGATGAATTTAAAGAGATACATAGAATTAAAAGATGCGAGGTAAAAAATGAGTTTTTTGAAGTTATCAAAAAAAGTAACTTTGTGATTGCTGATGGACACCATAGGTTTGAGGCCTCAAAAAGATCAAAATCTAAAAAAAGACTAGTCCTTCTACTTTCAGTATTTGACGAAAATCTGAAAATTTTACCAACACATAGAGCCCTAAATTTAGAAGAAGAAGAGATATCTCCGTTTATAAAAAAATCTGAGAAAATAAAGAGTGAAACTCTTGAGAATTTAGTAAAGGAAATTAAAAATCCTTACCTAATCATCACTTATAAAGACGAATTTTATCTACTTAAATGTGAAAAAGAGCTTTCGGTTGAATATCTTCATGAGTTTATCATTAAAGGTAGAGAGAAAGATGCGGGTTTTTATAGAGATCACCTAAACTTATTAGAAGATATAAAAAGAGGAAAATTTAACACCGGATTCATTTTACCACCGGTTTTACCTGAGACAGTCTACGAGTATGCTCAGAGTGGTATTAAATTGCCACAAAAATCAAGTGATTTTTATCCAAAAGCCCTTTGCGGATTTATAGGTCTTTTGCTTGTATAA
- a CDS encoding zinc-dependent metalloprotease, giving the protein MKKFTFLLFLMFLKCLHIHHYQHFPKPEEKPEKKKETPFKSWEEVLKDTKFLSGFLKIHLKRDNTLFLELSTSDFEKDFGLVMHISYGLGDLDVIEGLPLSDTRLLRFRRIGDKVYLIHRNARFKASRKEFSHFIEENIGHSVIASFKIESENEKNKNILINFTDFLVSDYPDLVNYLEYFYKSKSIRFNKGNSVVYKVKNFPENTEIDVLLCYDASEFPIESGEGISDYRFITVGVRFSFYKLPDIPMRPRYADERVGYFVEAVMDFDREKEESPFVRMITRWRLEKKDNSRKISEPVKPIVFYLDKSIPEEYRKFVREGVLAWNEAFEEAGFKNAIVVKDAPDDPDWDPEDIRYSTIRWVSAREMGYAIGPSQVDPRTGEILNADILISASFVRGWLFDYQELIDPLKSEQEIKGIEELTLHLRKNQRDRLCFYEKGLNHQIGFLYTVLESYGIIQPDSEFPINYIGDAIRDLVMHEVGHTLGLKHNFKASSSVPFEKLNDTSFTRKHGLTVSVMDYTPVNISSDPKKQGDFWNKKVGEYDKWAIKFGYAPCYKQNDEEPFAMSGELIESPEEEVKYLKKITKLNLNTFYSYGSDEDASLFLGVDPLTTRWDLSSDLLKFAQERLKIVEYVLPRLENFVIKEDQSYSRLRIAFLRVNYEKNLALSHLVKFLGGVYFNRYHKGGKEPPLLPVPSDIQRKALEYLKVNIFSKEAFKFDGKLLNKLTPNRWVHWGMWETLFPIDFPIHEYVLSIHKRFLDLIFYPSRLQRIVDNKVKTEETKPFELSELFETITNSIFEEIFLVENVNSFRRNLQRVYVEKLGEILLSASYPQDARSLSRYELKRIGAKIEQLVDNTKLDLITRIHLSEIKEKIKRYLEASLVLPFSK; this is encoded by the coding sequence ATGAAAAAATTCACCTTCTTGCTTTTTTTGATGTTTTTAAAGTGTCTTCATATTCATCATTATCAGCACTTCCCTAAACCTGAAGAAAAGCCGGAGAAGAAAAAAGAAACTCCTTTTAAATCCTGGGAGGAAGTTCTTAAAGATACTAAGTTTTTATCTGGATTTTTAAAAATTCATTTAAAAAGAGATAATACTTTATTTTTGGAGCTATCAACATCAGATTTTGAAAAAGATTTTGGTCTTGTTATGCATATTTCATACGGTCTAGGTGATCTCGATGTAATAGAAGGTTTACCCCTTAGTGATACAAGACTATTAAGATTTAGAAGAATTGGTGATAAGGTTTATTTAATTCATAGAAATGCAAGATTTAAAGCTTCAAGAAAGGAATTTTCCCATTTTATCGAAGAAAATATCGGTCATTCAGTTATAGCCTCCTTTAAAATTGAAAGTGAAAATGAAAAGAATAAAAATATTCTCATAAACTTTACTGACTTCCTTGTCTCTGATTATCCAGATCTTGTTAATTACCTTGAGTATTTTTATAAAAGTAAGTCAATAAGGTTTAATAAAGGAAATAGCGTTGTATACAAAGTAAAAAATTTTCCAGAAAATACAGAGATTGATGTTCTGCTCTGTTATGATGCAAGTGAATTCCCAATTGAAAGCGGGGAAGGTATATCAGATTATAGGTTTATTACTGTAGGAGTACGTTTTTCCTTTTATAAACTACCTGATATACCAATGAGGCCAAGGTATGCTGATGAGAGAGTAGGTTATTTCGTAGAGGCAGTCATGGATTTTGACAGAGAAAAAGAAGAAAGTCCCTTTGTCAGGATGATTACAAGATGGAGACTTGAAAAAAAGGATAATTCAAGAAAAATTTCAGAGCCTGTAAAGCCTATCGTATTTTACTTAGATAAGAGTATACCAGAAGAGTATAGAAAATTTGTAAGGGAAGGAGTTTTGGCTTGGAATGAGGCTTTTGAGGAAGCAGGATTTAAAAACGCAATTGTGGTAAAAGATGCACCTGATGATCCTGATTGGGATCCAGAAGATATAAGATATTCAACAATAAGATGGGTTTCAGCAAGAGAAATGGGGTACGCTATAGGCCCATCTCAAGTTGATCCCAGGACTGGTGAAATACTTAATGCTGATATTCTCATTTCAGCAAGCTTTGTAAGAGGTTGGCTCTTTGATTACCAAGAATTAATTGACCCCTTAAAGTCTGAACAGGAAATAAAAGGAATCGAAGAATTAACCTTACACTTAAGAAAAAATCAAAGAGATAGACTATGTTTTTACGAGAAGGGGCTTAACCATCAAATTGGTTTTCTTTACACTGTTTTAGAATCTTATGGTATCATTCAACCTGACAGTGAATTTCCTATTAACTATATTGGTGATGCAATTAGAGACCTTGTAATGCATGAAGTGGGTCATACACTTGGTTTGAAGCATAACTTTAAAGCTTCTTCTTCTGTTCCCTTTGAAAAACTGAATGATACTTCTTTTACTCGTAAACACGGTTTAACAGTATCTGTGATGGATTACACACCGGTTAATATCTCAAGTGATCCTAAAAAACAGGGAGATTTTTGGAATAAAAAAGTTGGAGAATATGACAAATGGGCTATAAAATTTGGTTATGCACCTTGTTATAAGCAAAATGATGAGGAACCCTTTGCAATGAGCGGTGAGTTAATAGAATCTCCAGAAGAGGAGGTAAAGTACCTTAAAAAAATAACCAAACTCAATTTAAATACCTTTTATTCCTATGGATCTGATGAAGATGCAAGCCTGTTTTTAGGTGTTGACCCTTTAACAACAAGGTGGGATCTTTCCTCAGATCTTTTAAAGTTTGCTCAAGAAAGACTTAAAATAGTAGAGTATGTTCTTCCAAGATTAGAAAATTTTGTAATAAAAGAGGATCAAAGTTATTCAAGGCTAAGAATTGCATTTTTAAGAGTAAACTATGAAAAGAATCTTGCACTTTCACATCTTGTAAAGTTTTTAGGCGGAGTCTATTTTAACAGATACCACAAAGGTGGGAAGGAACCTCCCCTTTTACCTGTTCCTTCAGATATTCAGAGAAAGGCACTAGAATATTTAAAAGTAAATATTTTTTCAAAAGAAGCCTTTAAGTTCGATGGAAAATTACTAAATAAGCTTACCCCCAACAGATGGGTTCACTGGGGAATGTGGGAAACTCTATTTCCAATTGACTTTCCTATTCATGAATATGTTCTTTCTATACATAAAAGATTTTTAGATTTAATATTTTATCCTTCAAGACTACAAAGGATCGTTGATAATAAAGTAAAAACAGAAGAAACAAAACCCTTTGAATTAAGTGAACTTTTTGAAACTATAACAAATTCTATTTTTGAGGAGATATTTTTAGTCGAGAATGTAAATTCCTTTAGACGTAATTTGCAAAGGGTTTATGTGGAAAAGCTTGGTGAAATCCTTTTAAGTGCTTCTTATCCTCAAGACGCTAGATCCCTTTCTCGCTATGAGCTTAAAAGAATTGGCGCAAAAATAGAGCAGTTAGTTGATAATACGAAGCTAGATCTTATAACAAGGATACATCTTTCAGAAATAAAGGAAAAAATTAAGAGATACCTCGAAGCCTCCCTTGTTTTACCTTTTTCAAAATAA
- a CDS encoding PASTA domain-containing protein, which translates to MVDRGTAFLISLITSVFVAIVTNLVFYFLIVPTIEEKKLISLKEKTKTTTVEVPDLRGIFPSQAKILLSQINLFLVLEGEVESKEYPEGTIAEQRPLAGSYVNEGSEIYVKIAKTKKIEYVRIPVLKGLDLSSAQKILLEQGFVIEAVEEIESTEISEGHVVKTYPEGGSEVPKGSAIKIFVSKAEKTVIVPNLIGKYLSQAISILEREGLKAGKIKKELSAEYPENKVIDQHPKPGTKVKKNSPVDITIATVKEDIY; encoded by the coding sequence ATGGTTGACAGGGGAACAGCTTTTTTAATATCACTTATAACATCAGTTTTTGTTGCAATAGTTACTAATTTAGTTTTCTATTTTCTTATTGTACCTACCATTGAAGAAAAAAAATTAATATCCTTAAAAGAAAAAACCAAAACTACTACTGTTGAGGTTCCTGACTTAAGAGGAATATTTCCCTCTCAAGCTAAAATTCTTCTTTCTCAAATCAATTTATTTCTTGTTTTGGAAGGAGAAGTAGAGTCAAAGGAGTATCCTGAAGGTACAATCGCAGAACAGAGACCCCTTGCTGGTTCTTATGTAAACGAAGGAAGTGAAATCTATGTAAAGATTGCAAAGACTAAAAAAATTGAATACGTAAGAATACCTGTATTGAAGGGTTTAGATCTTTCTTCAGCACAAAAGATCTTGCTTGAACAGGGTTTTGTAATTGAGGCAGTTGAAGAAATTGAAAGTACAGAAATTTCAGAGGGACATGTTGTTAAGACCTATCCAGAAGGGGGTAGTGAAGTACCTAAAGGTTCAGCTATAAAAATATTTGTGTCAAAAGCTGAGAAAACCGTAATTGTACCTAACCTTATAGGAAAGTATCTATCACAAGCAATCTCAATCCTTGAAAGAGAAGGTTTAAAAGCAGGAAAAATAAAAAAGGAACTTAGTGCTGAGTATCCTGAAAATAAAGTTATAGATCAACATCCGAAACCTGGAACAAAAGTAAAAAAGAATAGCCCTGTGGATATTACAATTGCTACTGTAAAAGAAGATATTTACTGA
- a CDS encoding prenyltransferase has translation MDRETIKKILEVYKKNKTLILSTLGDTLWSSRVYFASKGLYLYAIIEKSKNYNNILKNNKVFFTIDRGIPDIFIQGEGEVQILGSPAEREEERALLFQKNIELIPFVKMIKELVVIKIRPTRIFLSDFRTFFKPRETIVPNEDDFKLSIQLDNFIPKWERFFKATRPFSFTATFVSCVLGALLAGEVNLFLLLVTLLGVLFIHAGVNALNDLMDYKYKVDDWLVIGASRMLQDKLLSVKEQTALVLILLLLGSIIGLILTVLRGSWVLIIGSVGVFLGFFYQVKPVGLKYRALGDLSVFLAFGPLLALGSYYVQTQEISVLPIIVSFPIGLLIIGILHGNNFRDLVEDIKAGYKTIASYLGVKGSSYYYLVLVLLSYISTIILIILKIIPWQTLIVLFTIPLAYKNIRLAFRPNYLQFGLLDVFTAKLHFSFGVLLIVGIILSRISYG, from the coding sequence ATGGACAGAGAAACTATCAAAAAAATTCTTGAAGTTTACAAAAAAAATAAAACATTAATACTATCTACGTTAGGTGATACCCTTTGGTCAAGCAGGGTATATTTTGCAAGTAAGGGTTTATATCTCTATGCGATCATTGAAAAATCCAAAAACTATAATAATATCCTAAAAAATAATAAAGTCTTTTTCACTATAGATAGAGGTATACCGGATATTTTTATTCAGGGGGAAGGTGAAGTTCAAATACTCGGAAGTCCAGCTGAAAGAGAAGAAGAAAGAGCCCTTCTTTTCCAAAAAAACATAGAGCTTATACCCTTTGTCAAAATGATTAAGGAACTTGTTGTTATAAAAATAAGGCCAACAAGAATATTCTTATCAGATTTTAGAACCTTTTTTAAGCCGAGAGAGACTATAGTTCCAAATGAAGATGATTTTAAGTTATCTATTCAGCTTGATAACTTTATTCCAAAATGGGAAAGATTTTTTAAGGCTACAAGACCATTTTCTTTTACTGCCACTTTTGTATCTTGTGTTTTAGGTGCACTTCTTGCAGGAGAAGTAAATCTCTTCCTTCTCCTTGTAACTTTACTTGGAGTTCTTTTTATCCACGCAGGAGTAAACGCTCTGAATGATCTTATGGATTATAAGTATAAGGTAGATGATTGGTTAGTAATCGGTGCCTCAAGAATGTTACAAGATAAACTTTTAAGTGTAAAAGAGCAGACAGCCCTTGTATTGATACTTCTTCTTTTAGGTTCAATCATTGGATTAATACTGACGGTTTTAAGGGGATCTTGGGTTTTAATTATAGGTAGTGTTGGAGTTTTCCTTGGTTTCTTTTATCAAGTAAAACCTGTTGGACTTAAATATAGGGCACTAGGTGATCTTTCGGTATTTCTTGCTTTTGGTCCCCTTCTTGCCCTTGGTTCATACTATGTCCAAACACAAGAAATATCAGTTTTGCCTATTATTGTTTCTTTTCCTATCGGACTTTTAATTATTGGAATACTCCATGGTAACAATTTTAGAGATTTAGTGGAAGATATTAAAGCCGGTTATAAAACCATAGCCTCCTATCTTGGAGTTAAGGGGTCATCCTATTACTACCTCGTTTTAGTGCTTCTCTCTTATATCTCTACAATAATTTTAATCATTTTAAAGATTATTCCTTGGCAGACTTTAATTGTATTATTTACAATTCCACTTGCTTATAAAAATATAAGACTAGCTTTTAGACCAAATTATCTACAGTTTGGTTTACTTGATGTTTTTACTGCAAAATTACACTTTTCATTCGGTGTTCTTTTAATAGTTGGAATAATTTTATCAAGAATAAGCTATGGTTGA
- a CDS encoding peptidylprolyl isomerase produces the protein MLKILLLFILLQLKIERVLNKNSTPEERIKTALQFKDKEIKLPSKIKAIIRTNKGEITCELYPQYAPKTVSNFVKLALLGFYDGLRFHRYVPDFVIQGGDPYGTGFGNAGYTIPLETHPKAKHIEGALGMARATDPNSGSCQFYITLSATPHLDGSYTVFGRVVKGMDVVKKLRQNDIIEKISIVEDK, from the coding sequence ATGTTAAAAATACTTTTACTTTTTATTCTTTTGCAATTAAAAATTGAAAGAGTTCTAAACAAAAATTCAACACCTGAGGAAAGGATCAAAACAGCGCTTCAGTTTAAAGATAAAGAAATTAAACTTCCATCTAAAATAAAGGCAATTATTAGAACAAATAAGGGGGAAATAACCTGTGAACTTTATCCTCAATATGCTCCAAAAACAGTTAGTAATTTCGTTAAATTAGCTCTTCTTGGATTCTATGATGGTCTAAGATTTCATAGATATGTTCCTGATTTTGTAATACAGGGTGGAGATCCCTATGGAACCGGTTTCGGAAACGCAGGATATACAATTCCTCTTGAAACTCATCCAAAGGCTAAGCATATCGAGGGTGCCTTAGGGATGGCAAGAGCTACTGATCCAAACTCAGGTTCCTGTCAATTTTACATAACTCTCTCAGCAACACCACATTTAGATGGAAGCTATACGGTTTTTGGTAGAGTAGTAAAGGGAATGGATGTAGTAAAAAAACTCAGACAGAATGACATAATTGAAAAGATTTCAATTGTTGAGGATAAGTGA
- a CDS encoding YifB family Mg chelatase-like AAA ATPase — protein MVEKVLSSTYFGIKGLIVEVEVDLSPGLPSYILVGLPETEVKESRERVLSAIKNSGFVLPVKKIIVNLAPADIKKEGAGFDLPIALGILASAGLIESHILKNKAFLGELSLDGKLRKIKGVLPITLSLKEKGIREVYLPEENAKEAAIVKDMLIYPVKSLLHTTRVLRGEEDIKPFNFELSELFSRLSEYKENFSEVKGQYHVKRALEVAAAGGHNVLMIGPPGSGKTMLARRVPSILPPLSIEESLEVTKIHSVAGILSSEEPIVTRRPFRSPHHTISSAGMIGGGQIPKPGEVSLANHGVLFLDELPEFKRDVLEALRQPLEDGVVTISRAKTTLTYPSRFMLIAAMNPCPCGYLTDKRRECRCTPNEIKKYVRKISGPLLDRIDIHIEVLAISVEDLKKKEEEEPSEKIRERVLKAREIQLERYKNERGIYTNSHLNP, from the coding sequence ATGGTTGAAAAAGTTCTCTCAAGCACATATTTCGGTATTAAGGGTTTAATAGTTGAAGTAGAAGTTGATCTATCACCTGGACTTCCCTCTTATATACTAGTTGGATTACCTGAAACAGAAGTTAAGGAATCAAGAGAAAGAGTTTTATCAGCAATAAAAAACTCTGGATTTGTTTTACCCGTAAAGAAAATAATTGTTAACTTAGCTCCCGCTGATATTAAAAAAGAGGGAGCAGGTTTTGATTTACCTATCGCTCTGGGAATACTTGCATCAGCAGGGTTAATAGAATCCCATATACTAAAAAACAAGGCATTCTTAGGTGAACTATCCCTTGACGGCAAACTAAGAAAAATTAAGGGCGTTTTACCAATAACCCTTTCGTTAAAAGAAAAAGGAATAAGAGAGGTTTATTTACCAGAAGAAAATGCTAAAGAAGCAGCAATTGTTAAAGATATGCTTATATATCCTGTAAAAAGCTTATTACATACGACAAGAGTTTTAAGGGGTGAAGAAGATATAAAACCCTTTAATTTTGAATTATCAGAACTATTTAGTAGACTATCTGAATATAAAGAAAATTTCTCTGAGGTTAAAGGCCAGTACCATGTAAAAAGAGCATTAGAAGTAGCTGCGGCTGGTGGACATAACGTTTTAATGATTGGACCCCCTGGATCTGGAAAAACTATGTTAGCAAGAAGGGTTCCCTCGATACTTCCACCTTTATCAATTGAAGAATCTCTTGAAGTTACAAAAATACACTCTGTTGCTGGTATTTTATCTAGCGAAGAACCCATAGTTACAAGAAGACCCTTTAGGTCTCCTCATCATACTATATCTTCTGCTGGAATGATAGGTGGTGGACAAATTCCAAAACCAGGAGAGGTGTCTCTTGCAAATCATGGTGTTCTTTTCTTAGATGAACTTCCTGAATTTAAAAGGGATGTACTTGAAGCTTTAAGACAACCTCTTGAAGATGGTGTAGTAACAATATCTCGGGCTAAAACAACACTTACCTACCCTTCTAGGTTCATGTTAATAGCTGCAATGAATCCCTGTCCCTGTGGATATTTAACAGATAAAAGAAGAGAATGTAGATGTACTCCAAACGAAATAAAAAAGTATGTGAGAAAGATCTCTGGTCCACTTCTTGATAGAATTGATATTCACATTGAGGTTCTGGCAATATCTGTAGAGGATCTTAAAAAGAAAGAAGAGGAGGAACCATCAGAAAAAATAAGAGAAAGAGTCTTAAAGGCAAGAGAGATTCAACTTGAAAGGTATAAAAACGAAAGGGGGATTTATACAAACTCTCATCTAAATCCAAG